In Bradyrhizobium sp. WBOS07, the genomic window CCTCGCGCGCGACGATTACCGCGATCCCGGTCCGTACAAATTCCCGCAAGGCACCGTCGCCTACGAAGTGGCCGCACCCGCCCCAGAGCCGGCACGGCAGAAATCCGGCAGCCCGCCGATGAAGCACAAGATGTGAGCGTTTCGATGAACCACGAACTGGAGACCACGATGAAGACCACGATCAGGCTCGGCCTCGCGCTGGTTGCGCTGTCGACCGCGCCGGCCCTTGCGCACGACAAGCACTCTCACGCGACCTTTTCGGCCGGCGAGCCCGGCGACCCCAAGAAGCCCGCGCGCACCATTGAGATCCTGCTCAACGAGATGGACTACACGCCTGCGAAAATCGAGGTCAAGCGCGGCGAGCAGATCCGCTTCGTGCTGCGCAATGTCGGCAAGGAGGACCACGAATTCCTGCTCGCCACGACCAAAGAGAATCTCGCGCATGCGGAGCAGATGAAGAAGCATCCGCACATGGAGCACGACGAGCCCAATGCGGCGCGGCTTGCACCAAAGAAGACGACCGAGATCCTCTGGAAGTTCAGCAAGCCCGGCACCTTCGAATATTCGTGCCTCATTCCCGACCACCGCGAGTACGGCATGGTCGGCCAGGTCACCGTGAAGTAACGCCAAAGGAGATCCACATGAACCGCATCATCGGTATCACTGCCGCGCTGGCGCTGACCGTCGGCCTTGCGACTGCAACCCTCGCCGCCGAGAGCGCCGCGATCAGCGGCGAGGTCAAGAAGATCGACGAGGGCGCCGGCAAGATCACGCTCAGGCACGGTCCGGCGAAGAGCCTCGGCATGGAGGACCCCATGACCATGGTCTATCGCGTCAAGGATCCCGCCATGCTCAAGCAGGTGAAGGTCGGCGACAAGATCACCTTCGAGGCCGAGGAGGCGGCCTCGGGATACACGGTGACGAAGATGCAGAAGGCGAAATAGGGGGCTTTTCCCCCGACCGTCATTCCGGGGCGCGCCCTTTGGCGCGAGCCCGGAATCCATTTCTCCATAGCGTATGCGGCCCGATGGATTCCGGGCTCGCGCTTCGCGCGCCCCGGAATGACCACAGCCGGGCCCCGAAACACCCCGCCCTTCCCACCCTCCGTTAACCCTTTGCTAACCATACACCCGGCAAGAATTGCCGGGTGAAGTCGAGTGTCGTCGGCCGCGTAGAACGGGAGGAACCCCGTGGACGCCAGTGCGGTGCCTCACTTTCGGAACGGCGGCCCATCGGCCGCCGCGCAGACGTTTGGGGCGCGCGGACGGCAGTCGCGCGGGGAGGCAGCTACCATGGTCGACGTCACCGCAGGACAGGGCGTAGGCAGCGCGAGGCCCTCGATCCCCTCCCTCAACGACATCGTCACCGTCCTCAAGCGCGGCGACATCGCGCTGGCGCTCGGCGTTCTCACCATCCTGGTGGTGCTGATCCTGCCGCTGCCTGCGATCGTGCTGGACGTGTTCCTGGCGATCTCGATCACGCTCTCGATCCTGATCCTGATGACCTCGCTGTTCATCCAGACGCCGCTGGAATTCTCGTCCTTCCCGACCGTCCTCCTGATCTCGACCATGCTGCGCCTGTCGCTCAACATGGCCTCGACCCGCCTGATCCTGTCGCACGGGCACGAGGGCACGGCCGCCGCCGGTCACGTCATCGAAGCCTTCGGCAACTTCGTGATGGGCGGCAATTTCGTCATCGGCATCATCGTCTTCGCCATCCTGATCATCGTCAATTTCGTCGTCATCACCAAGGGTTCGGGCCGTATCGCCGAAGTCGCCGCGCGCTTCCACCTCGACGCCATGCCCGGCAAGCAGATGGCGATCGACGCCGACCTCGGAGCCGGCCTGATCGACGAGAAGGTCGCCAAGGAGCGCCGCAAGGAGCTGGAGGACGAGAGCGGCTTCTTCGGCGCCATGGACGGCGCCTCCAAATTCGTCCGGGGCGATGCCATCGCCGGCCTCCTGGTCGTCTTCATCAACGTCGTCGGCGGCATGATCATCGGCGTGGCGCAGCAGGGCATGTCCTTCGCCGACGCCGGCCGCACCTACACGCTCCTGACCGTCGGCGACGGTCTCGTCACCCAGGTGCCGGCGCTGATCGTCTCGACCGCGGCCGGCCTGCTCGTCTCCAAGGCCGGCGTCTCCGGCGCCGCCGACAAGGCGCTGATGAAGCAGTTCTCCGGCTATCCGCAGGCGCTGGCGATGTCCTCTGCGGTGATGCTGGTGCTGGCGGCGCTGCCGGGCATTCCGACCCTTC contains:
- a CDS encoding cupredoxin family protein produces the protein MKTTIRLGLALVALSTAPALAHDKHSHATFSAGEPGDPKKPARTIEILLNEMDYTPAKIEVKRGEQIRFVLRNVGKEDHEFLLATTKENLAHAEQMKKHPHMEHDEPNAARLAPKKTTEILWKFSKPGTFEYSCLIPDHREYGMVGQVTVK
- a CDS encoding copper-binding protein, with the protein product MNRIIGITAALALTVGLATATLAAESAAISGEVKKIDEGAGKITLRHGPAKSLGMEDPMTMVYRVKDPAMLKQVKVGDKITFEAEEAASGYTVTKMQKAK